A region from the Solibacillus sp. FSL H8-0523 genome encodes:
- a CDS encoding methyltransferase domain-containing protein: MDHLIACMKIIGDDTIQRTQLKHRLTLVNAFGIQPGMRVLEIGCGQGDTTVALAEAVGDAGQVVAIDIATPDYGAPITLGEAAQTISQSPIGKRITFHFETDFLTFDTTEHFDVVVLSHCSWYFKNPEQLFAYFNKMKTMTTRVCFAEWDMDYRELSQRSHFCAVNLQALYSAYFGGDGNILNVFHQKQIKQMLMEAEFTITKELVLDATYLQDGGWEIAYAKELYPALQTTPQPIQTMATTYFHLMQADEQKSLNSFVIIANI; encoded by the coding sequence ATGGACCATTTAATCGCATGTATGAAAATAATCGGGGATGACACGATTCAGCGCACACAACTAAAACATCGGCTTACATTAGTCAATGCTTTTGGCATTCAACCAGGCATGCGCGTGTTAGAAATAGGCTGTGGGCAAGGTGATACGACTGTCGCATTAGCAGAGGCAGTTGGAGACGCTGGTCAAGTCGTGGCGATTGATATTGCCACACCGGATTACGGCGCACCGATTACGCTAGGAGAAGCGGCACAAACAATTTCACAGTCACCTATTGGAAAACGCATTACCTTTCATTTTGAAACAGATTTTTTAACATTTGATACGACAGAGCACTTTGATGTAGTCGTGTTGTCGCACTGCTCCTGGTACTTTAAAAATCCTGAGCAGTTATTTGCTTACTTCAACAAAATGAAAACCATGACAACGCGTGTCTGTTTTGCAGAGTGGGATATGGATTACCGTGAGCTTTCGCAACGTTCTCATTTTTGCGCAGTGAATCTTCAAGCATTATATAGCGCCTACTTTGGTGGCGATGGCAATATTTTAAACGTTTTTCATCAAAAACAGATTAAACAGATGCTTATGGAAGCGGAGTTTACCATTACAAAAGAGCTAGTGCTCGACGCTACGTATTTACAGGATGGCGGGTGGGAAATTGCTTATGCAAAGGAATTATATCCGGCACTACAAACTACACCACAGCCAATTCAAACAATGGCTACGACCTATTTTCATTTAATGCAAGCGGACGAACAAAAGTCTCTGAATAGCTTCGTCATCATCGCAAATATCTAA
- a CDS encoding NAD-dependent deacylase codes for MMETVASWMKESTSTVVLTGAGMSTESGIPDFRSKSGWWKSIDPRTVASVESLTDDYALFREFYQLRIEALHDIEPHVGHRILARWEQQGYVQLIATQNVDQLHQLAGSKNVAELHGNIVTIRCTSCNKPHSKEHFLNNAVCTYCTNHLRPNVVLFGETLPQDAWNRALNAIQHADVVLVIGTSLEVYPVNQLPMMARGKLVYINLELETHATGFDAVLQGSAGEILTQLDAYL; via the coding sequence ATGATGGAAACAGTAGCATCTTGGATGAAAGAGTCCACATCAACAGTAGTATTAACTGGCGCTGGCATGTCTACGGAGTCGGGAATTCCAGATTTCCGTTCAAAATCAGGCTGGTGGAAGTCGATTGATCCGAGAACCGTCGCATCGGTGGAAAGCTTAACGGATGACTATGCGCTGTTCCGCGAGTTTTATCAGTTGCGAATAGAGGCATTACATGACATCGAGCCACACGTGGGCCATCGTATTTTAGCGCGCTGGGAGCAGCAAGGATACGTACAGCTGATTGCTACGCAAAATGTTGATCAGCTCCATCAACTCGCTGGCAGTAAAAACGTCGCAGAGTTACACGGAAACATCGTGACGATTCGTTGTACGTCGTGTAACAAGCCACATAGTAAAGAACACTTTCTAAACAACGCAGTGTGCACATATTGCACAAATCATCTGCGCCCAAATGTCGTATTATTCGGCGAGACACTGCCACAAGATGCATGGAATCGTGCATTAAATGCCATCCAACATGCGGATGTGGTTCTGGTGATTGGGACAAGTCTTGAAGTATATCCGGTCAATCAACTTCCGATGATGGCGCGCGGTAAGCTTGTGTATATTAATTTAGAATTAGAAACACATGCAACAGGCTTCGATGCGGTATTGCAGGGTTCTGCTGGCGAGATTCTGACACAGCTTGATGCATACCTATAA
- a CDS encoding cytosine deaminase: MELNLMKIDEFLNLPKSVIRRADEKDVLNIKNELLMLLNNRSSEMEQEKIHIRKLINEIQFLNVYVVKDDYEKIIYSYEPPKYATPRVTIQESGWIELVK; the protein is encoded by the coding sequence ATGGAACTTAACTTAATGAAAATTGATGAATTTTTAAATTTGCCAAAAAGTGTTATTCGTCGAGCCGATGAAAAAGATGTTTTAAATATAAAAAATGAGTTGCTCATGCTTTTAAATAATCGCAGTAGTGAGATGGAACAAGAAAAAATTCATATTCGAAAATTGATTAATGAAATTCAATTTTTAAATGTGTATGTCGTAAAAGATGATTATGAAAAAATTATCTATTCCTATGAACCACCAAAATACGCAACACCGCGCGTAACGATTCAAGAAAGTGGATGGATTGAGTTGGTGAAATAA
- a CDS encoding alpha/beta hydrolase, with protein MPNIHEHTKHYLNKKNQLPSLATMTASEAREMRAKALKVVRPVAKQVTIEQRAIEMRDGAHIQIRMYTPVGQGPFPVMMYFHGGGWVLNDLDTCHESCAYLAEQTSHIVISVQYRLAPEYQFPVPVNDCFDSFLWVREHAGTFNGQGANISVAGDSAGGNLAAAVCQLAAQYNLPITAQILLYPVTDLSFQSNSYTLFEKGFGLDRDVMKWFVDYYLSSPNDAKNPLAAPLRVADYTVFPPSLIFVAENDVLRDEGLEFAHTLQRAKVDTKAIVMEGIVHSYFTQNDVFEREVQQTIEQIDAFLKR; from the coding sequence ATGCCAAACATACATGAACATACAAAACACTATTTAAATAAAAAGAATCAACTGCCATCCTTGGCAACAATGACTGCTTCTGAAGCAAGAGAGATGCGCGCAAAAGCACTAAAAGTAGTAAGACCTGTTGCAAAACAGGTAACAATAGAACAGCGTGCAATTGAAATGCGTGACGGTGCACACATTCAAATTCGTATGTATACACCAGTTGGACAAGGACCTTTTCCAGTCATGATGTATTTTCACGGTGGCGGTTGGGTGTTAAATGATTTAGATACGTGTCATGAAAGCTGCGCATATTTAGCTGAGCAAACAAGTCACATAGTGATTTCGGTACAATATCGTTTAGCGCCAGAATACCAATTCCCGGTCCCGGTGAATGATTGTTTTGACAGTTTTTTATGGGTGAGAGAGCATGCGGGTACTTTTAATGGGCAGGGAGCAAACATTTCTGTTGCTGGTGACAGTGCGGGTGGGAATTTAGCGGCAGCTGTTTGTCAATTGGCGGCACAATATAATTTACCAATTACCGCTCAAATTTTACTTTATCCGGTTACGGACTTGAGCTTTCAATCCAACTCTTATACACTATTTGAAAAGGGCTTTGGCTTAGATCGTGACGTTATGAAGTGGTTTGTAGATTATTATCTATCATCACCGAATGATGCGAAAAATCCATTAGCTGCACCATTACGAGTAGCGGACTATACCGTATTTCCACCGTCGCTTATTTTTGTGGCGGAAAATGATGTACTGCGTGATGAGGGACTTGAATTTGCGCATACGTTGCAGCGAGCAAAGGTCGACACAAAGGCAATTGTCATGGAAGGGATTGTCCATAGTTACTTTACGCAGAATGACGTTTTTGAACGAGAAGTTCAGCAAACGATTGAGCAAATTGATGCCTTTTTAAAACGGTAG
- a CDS encoding toxic anion resistance protein: MSDNPLFDDLEKRAQEPTLEKTTELVQQQTKPLVSQQELSQIRQRQEQLKLQPQVQTLAQKIDVKNQIAVLEFGKETAQGISTFSDRMLATIKQSNLEKSTSLLNNLNKIMDRFDPQDFQEEQKKGFLKKLFSKSKEQLERVLSKYDSMNKEVDAVYTEIQKYEIEMKNNTVQLEQMYDENLNYFHTLSEHVAAIDLKVADLRQQLPTLNAKADAGDQQAMMELETVTRGIELLEQRGFDLEMAQQVSFQSAPQIRLMQQGNNHLIGKINSAFVTTIPIFKQGLIHAVTIQRQKLVSDSMAELDRRTNEMLVRNAENVRQNSVNIARQAGSPSIKMETIETTWKTIMAGIEETKQIQAETVRNRDEGRKRIEQLQLEYEKLKSV; the protein is encoded by the coding sequence ATGTCAGATAATCCGTTATTCGATGACCTAGAAAAGCGTGCACAAGAACCAACACTAGAAAAAACAACGGAATTGGTCCAGCAACAAACAAAGCCACTTGTGTCACAGCAAGAGCTGTCACAAATCCGTCAACGCCAAGAACAGCTGAAATTGCAGCCACAAGTTCAAACATTGGCGCAAAAAATTGATGTTAAAAATCAAATTGCCGTACTTGAGTTCGGAAAAGAAACAGCGCAGGGGATATCTACGTTTTCGGACCGTATGCTTGCGACCATTAAACAAAGTAATTTAGAAAAATCGACATCATTATTAAACAATTTAAATAAAATTATGGACCGCTTTGATCCACAAGACTTTCAAGAGGAACAGAAAAAAGGCTTCCTAAAGAAATTATTTTCAAAAAGTAAAGAACAGCTAGAGCGTGTTTTATCGAAGTATGATTCGATGAATAAGGAAGTAGACGCGGTTTACACGGAAATTCAAAAATACGAGATAGAGATGAAAAACAATACGGTACAGCTAGAGCAAATGTATGATGAAAACTTAAATTATTTCCATACATTAAGCGAGCATGTGGCAGCAATTGATTTAAAAGTAGCGGATTTACGTCAGCAGCTACCGACATTAAATGCAAAGGCGGATGCAGGGGATCAGCAGGCTATGATGGAGCTTGAAACGGTTACGCGTGGTATTGAGCTACTAGAGCAACGCGGATTTGACTTAGAAATGGCGCAGCAAGTATCTTTCCAATCTGCACCACAAATTCGCTTGATGCAGCAAGGGAATAACCACTTAATCGGTAAAATCAACTCCGCATTCGTGACAACGATTCCGATTTTCAAACAAGGTTTAATTCACGCAGTAACAATTCAGCGCCAAAAACTTGTTTCCGATTCAATGGCCGAGCTGGATCGCCGAACGAATGAGATGCTTGTGCGCAATGCGGAAAATGTACGTCAAAACTCAGTGAACATCGCACGCCAAGCGGGAAGCCCAAGCATTAAAATGGAGACGATTGAAACGACGTGGAAAACAATTATGGCAGGAATTGAAGAAACAAAGCAAATTCAAGCTGAAACTGTACGTAACCGTGACGAGGGACGTAAGCGAATTGAACAGCTTCAACTAGAGTATGAAAAACTTAAAAGTGTGTAA
- a CDS encoding methyl-accepting chemotaxis protein, translating to MKSSIRWRIIGIVVLIVIVGIGSLASISSMMIKDKTVSAVVGQSESLVKQVSQTMDSFLQGYEQSLQSMALSEDVKAFAQADRTYNSADDKVYRKQLANFIASYPDASSIYFADASSVTIEPHFDGVKEVDATTRAWYINSMNKPGSVHWTSPYIDQSTGNSTITGSITVQDGNKIIGVLGVDILLDNLTAMVSAIELGYDGIPVIIDNEGVAIVHPTYAGENISEQDAVAKILQAENESGFVKSSIDQQQHIVVYNKIPEIGWNIGAVYNEQKLNEIAKSIEKVIFMITVVIIVIMFAVLFIVISRIVRPLQTLGKLMGRVANGDLTAKIDLHSKDEIGQLAKNFNSMVGEMKDIVHVVQQSSIQVEQRSQHLSAMAEETNASSMLVSEAVAEIAASTNEASEHNEEVTIQTNDLGEHINSLEKHTNALHAVTNEASRLNVYGQQNMHELLISFEQSQASFKSMTNVVNSLEHKISTITEVIDTINAISNQTNLLALNASIEAARAGEHGKGFAVVADEVRKLAEQTAIATEQVQKTITTLQQESYSIMLQMQDMEKSVLTQGSVVTNTKQTFTDISTSMESVEQTFEMLARALSTMMHSKEDVIATIEELAQNSQAIAATCEEVSASSDEQLSAIQNVTEECEQLNSLSNDLAIAVKKFTL from the coding sequence ATGAAATCATCCATCCGATGGCGAATTATTGGGATCGTTGTACTTATTGTCATTGTTGGAATTGGTTCACTTGCTTCGATTAGTTCCATGATGATCAAAGATAAGACTGTAAGTGCGGTAGTTGGTCAGAGTGAATCCCTCGTAAAGCAAGTTTCGCAAACTATGGATTCTTTTTTACAAGGCTATGAACAATCACTTCAAAGCATGGCTTTATCTGAAGACGTCAAAGCGTTTGCACAGGCAGATCGTACCTATAATAGTGCAGATGATAAGGTGTATCGAAAACAACTGGCTAATTTTATCGCAAGCTATCCTGATGCATCATCTATCTATTTTGCAGACGCATCATCTGTAACAATTGAGCCACACTTTGATGGGGTAAAAGAGGTCGATGCTACTACGCGCGCTTGGTACATCAATAGTATGAACAAGCCCGGAAGTGTGCACTGGACATCGCCATACATAGATCAATCAACAGGCAATTCGACGATTACCGGCTCGATTACCGTTCAAGATGGCAACAAAATTATAGGGGTTTTAGGTGTTGATATTTTGTTAGACAACTTAACCGCGATGGTATCAGCAATCGAATTAGGCTATGACGGCATACCTGTGATCATTGATAACGAAGGTGTAGCCATCGTCCATCCTACCTATGCTGGTGAAAACATCAGCGAGCAAGATGCCGTGGCAAAGATTTTACAAGCAGAGAATGAATCCGGCTTTGTAAAATCGAGCATTGATCAGCAACAGCATATTGTTGTCTATAATAAAATCCCTGAAATCGGCTGGAACATCGGGGCCGTTTATAATGAACAAAAATTAAATGAAATTGCGAAAAGCATTGAGAAAGTTATTTTCATGATCACTGTTGTCATTATTGTAATCATGTTTGCGGTGTTGTTCATTGTTATTTCTCGCATCGTACGTCCACTTCAAACACTCGGTAAGCTAATGGGGCGTGTTGCAAACGGCGATTTAACTGCGAAAATTGACTTGCATTCAAAAGACGAAATTGGTCAATTAGCGAAAAACTTCAATAGCATGGTCGGAGAAATGAAGGACATTGTTCACGTCGTGCAGCAGTCATCCATTCAAGTGGAACAACGCTCACAGCATTTAAGTGCGATGGCCGAAGAAACGAATGCTTCCAGTATGCTTGTATCAGAAGCCGTGGCTGAAATTGCCGCTAGTACAAACGAAGCTTCGGAACATAATGAGGAAGTAACTATTCAAACAAATGACCTTGGGGAACATATTAACTCACTAGAAAAGCATACAAATGCACTACATGCCGTTACAAATGAGGCAAGTCGATTAAATGTGTATGGTCAGCAAAACATGCACGAATTACTCATTAGCTTTGAACAATCTCAGGCAAGTTTTAAATCCATGACAAACGTCGTTAACAGCCTTGAGCATAAAATTTCAACGATTACAGAAGTCATTGATACGATTAATGCCATTTCCAATCAAACGAATTTACTCGCATTAAACGCTTCCATCGAGGCGGCACGTGCAGGTGAACACGGGAAAGGTTTTGCGGTGGTTGCAGACGAGGTACGTAAGTTAGCTGAACAAACCGCTATTGCGACAGAGCAAGTTCAAAAGACCATTACAACCTTGCAGCAAGAGTCTTATTCGATTATGCTTCAAATGCAGGACATGGAAAAATCTGTGTTAACACAAGGTTCTGTCGTAACCAATACTAAGCAAACATTTACTGATATCTCAACTAGTATGGAAAGTGTTGAACAAACATTTGAAATGTTAGCTCGTGCCCTGTCAACGATGATGCATAGTAAGGAAGATGTTATTGCAACAATCGAGGAATTAGCTCAAAACTCGCAAGCCATCGCCGCTACATGTGAGGAAGTAAGTGCCTCAAGCGATGAACAGCTTTCTGCGATTCAAAACGTAACCGAAGAGTGTGAACAATTAAACAGCCTAAGTAATGACTTAGCCATTGCAGTGAAGAAATTTACTTTATGA
- a CDS encoding MFS transporter, with amino-acid sequence MTNSKSSATWAITLFAIGVFMAALDNGIISAALTTINNSFDVSANWGAWGVTIYTLGLAISVPIVGKLSDRYGRKKLFIFEIALFGLGSLLVALSPNFTFYLIARFIQAMGGGGIFIIGTSYVVSTLPQEKQGKALGMLGGMNGIAAVLGPNIGSVILDLTGSWHWLFLINVPIAVVLVILGITKLEETKDPTPGKLDMTGTVLLSIAILGIMYGLTNIEGVNFFRSLLEPTVYPFILAGVAILIVLYFYETRLERNGGDPILPVSLMRQPTYLLTLMLGLLSGAMLAGMIFIPAFTEQVLGIKSEHSGYWMTPLALAAGIGAGLGGALVDKKGPIVAVVFSGLIGAIGFFLFPGWVDVKWQFIIASIVAGIGMGVLLGAPLNILATEKLQANKGTALASLSLIRTIGMTLAPTIYAGFIARGFNELPNLFKTDFQSILQTNIEEANLSQAANAELAQIGSQFAGGGEFSQEQMMGAVQNIQDPTLKEVVLRSVNDVTQLAAQNGYSGLFTSAAIIALCILVIGLILNPIRKKSLQE; translated from the coding sequence ATGACAAATTCAAAATCCTCTGCAACATGGGCGATTACGTTATTTGCGATTGGTGTATTTATGGCCGCGCTGGACAATGGGATCATTAGTGCCGCACTGACAACAATCAACAATTCATTTGACGTATCAGCCAACTGGGGGGCATGGGGCGTTACAATCTATACGCTTGGTTTAGCGATTAGTGTACCGATTGTTGGTAAATTATCAGACCGTTATGGGCGTAAAAAACTATTTATCTTTGAAATTGCGTTATTCGGACTTGGGTCGCTATTAGTCGCACTTAGTCCAAACTTTACCTTTTATTTAATAGCTCGCTTTATTCAAGCAATGGGCGGCGGTGGTATTTTCATCATCGGTACATCGTATGTCGTTAGTACATTACCACAAGAGAAGCAAGGGAAAGCACTTGGGATGCTTGGTGGGATGAACGGGATTGCGGCTGTTTTAGGACCAAATATCGGGAGCGTGATTTTAGATTTAACTGGTAGCTGGCATTGGCTTTTCTTAATCAATGTGCCAATTGCGGTTGTATTAGTCATCTTAGGGATTACAAAGCTAGAAGAAACGAAAGATCCAACACCTGGTAAGCTCGATATGACAGGTACGGTGCTACTGTCCATTGCGATTTTAGGCATTATGTATGGTTTAACGAATATTGAAGGGGTGAATTTCTTCCGTTCACTGCTTGAACCAACCGTTTACCCATTCATTTTAGCGGGCGTAGCGATTCTAATCGTCCTGTATTTCTATGAAACACGTTTAGAGCGTAATGGTGGCGACCCGATTTTACCAGTGTCGTTAATGCGTCAGCCAACGTATTTATTAACATTAATGCTCGGGTTACTTTCAGGGGCAATGCTTGCAGGGATGATCTTCATTCCAGCGTTTACAGAGCAAGTTTTAGGCATTAAATCAGAGCATTCCGGCTACTGGATGACACCACTTGCACTAGCTGCGGGGATTGGTGCTGGCTTAGGTGGCGCTTTAGTTGATAAGAAGGGACCGATTGTCGCCGTTGTGTTCTCAGGCTTAATTGGAGCGATTGGCTTTTTCTTATTCCCAGGCTGGGTTGATGTGAAATGGCAATTTATCATTGCATCGATTGTCGCAGGTATTGGGATGGGTGTGCTGTTAGGTGCACCATTAAACATTTTAGCAACAGAAAAGCTGCAAGCGAATAAAGGAACAGCATTAGCATCACTGTCGCTTATTCGTACAATCGGGATGACGCTTGCGCCAACGATTTATGCAGGTTTTATTGCACGTGGCTTTAATGAATTACCAAATTTATTTAAAACTGATTTCCAATCAATTTTACAAACAAACATTGAAGAAGCGAACCTTTCTCAAGCTGCAAATGCGGAATTAGCACAAATCGGTAGCCAGTTTGCAGGTGGGGGAGAATTTTCACAAGAGCAAATGATGGGGGCCGTGCAAAATATACAAGATCCTACATTAAAAGAAGTTGTGCTCCGTTCGGTAAATGACGTGACCCAACTTGCAGCTCAAAACGGATATAGTGGGCTATTTACATCAGCAGCCATTATTGCGCTTTGTATTTTAGTCATTGGCCTTATTTTAAATCCAATTCGAAAAAAATCATTACAAGAATAA
- the argH gene encoding argininosuccinate lyase, whose product MAKLWGGRFQKSAEAWVDEFGASIGFDQQLVLEDIEGSVAHVTMLGAQNILPAEDVAEILEGLAQLKVKAEAGELEFLVANEDIHLNLEKMLIDLIGPVGGKLHTGRSRNDQVATDMHLFLKKRVPEVVGLIENFQNTIIVKAEENVETIAPGYTHLQRAQPISFAHHLMVYFWQLQRDKERFTESMKRIDILPLGAGAMAGTTFPIDRLKSAELLGFSDVYANSMDAVSDRDFIVEFLSNSALLMTHLSRFAEEIIIWSTDEFKFIELDDAFSTGSSIMPQKKNPDMAELIRGKAGRAFGNLVGLLTVLKGTPLTYNKDMQEDKEGMFDTMETVLGSLKIFEGMVRTMTINKPRLHAAVHSDFSNATELADYLATKGMPFREAHEVTGKLVFTCIQQGIYLLDLPLADMQKESSLIEEDIYTVLAPEAAVSRRNSLGGTGFEQVKIQIDKAKALLA is encoded by the coding sequence ATGGCAAAATTATGGGGCGGACGTTTCCAAAAGTCAGCAGAAGCATGGGTGGATGAGTTTGGCGCATCAATCGGCTTTGACCAACAATTAGTATTAGAAGATATTGAAGGATCTGTTGCACACGTAACAATGCTCGGTGCACAAAATATTCTACCAGCTGAAGACGTAGCGGAAATTTTAGAAGGCTTAGCACAGCTTAAAGTAAAAGCGGAGGCCGGCGAATTAGAATTCTTAGTCGCAAATGAAGACATTCACTTAAACTTAGAAAAAATGTTAATCGATTTAATCGGTCCTGTTGGCGGTAAATTACATACAGGCCGTAGCCGTAACGACCAAGTGGCAACTGACATGCACTTATTCTTAAAAAAACGTGTGCCTGAGGTTGTCGGTTTAATCGAAAACTTCCAAAACACAATCATCGTAAAAGCAGAAGAGAACGTTGAAACGATTGCACCGGGCTACACGCACTTACAACGTGCACAGCCAATTAGCTTTGCGCATCATTTAATGGTGTATTTCTGGCAATTACAGCGTGACAAAGAGCGTTTTACAGAATCAATGAAGCGTATTGATATTTTACCTTTAGGCGCTGGGGCAATGGCTGGGACAACTTTCCCGATTGACCGTTTAAAATCAGCAGAACTTTTAGGTTTTAGTGATGTTTACGCGAACTCAATGGATGCGGTTAGTGATCGTGACTTTATCGTAGAATTTTTATCAAATTCGGCGTTATTAATGACGCATTTATCACGTTTTGCAGAGGAAATTATTATTTGGTCGACGGATGAATTTAAATTTATCGAACTAGATGATGCGTTCTCTACAGGCTCATCTATTATGCCTCAAAAGAAAAACCCGGATATGGCTGAACTAATTCGCGGGAAAGCGGGCCGTGCGTTTGGGAACTTAGTTGGCTTATTAACTGTGCTAAAAGGGACGCCGTTAACGTATAACAAAGATATGCAAGAAGATAAAGAGGGCATGTTTGATACAATGGAAACGGTTCTTGGCTCACTGAAAATCTTTGAAGGTATGGTACGCACAATGACAATCAACAAGCCTCGTCTACACGCTGCGGTACATTCAGACTTCTCAAATGCGACAGAGCTTGCGGATTATTTAGCAACAAAAGGCATGCCATTCCGAGAAGCACATGAGGTTACAGGTAAGCTTGTCTTTACGTGTATTCAGCAAGGCATCTATTTATTAGATTTACCACTTGCAGACATGCAAAAAGAATCGTCACTAATTGAAGAGGACATCTATACGGTGTTAGCACCAGAAGCAGCGGTAAGCCGTCGTAATTCTCTAGGTGGAACGGGCTTTGAGCAAGTAAAAATTCAAATTGATAAAGCAAAAGCGTTATTAGCTTAA
- a CDS encoding argininosuccinate synthase, with protein MANKKVVLAYSGGLDTSVAIPWLKEQGWDVIAVCLDVGEGKDLEFIKNKALQVGAVESYMIDAKDEFAEDFALISLQGHTWYEQKYPLVSALSRPLISKKLVEIATETNADAVAHGCTGKGNDQVRFEVSIKALNPDLEVLAPVREWGWSRDEEIEYAAKHGVPIPATLDSPFSIDQNLWGRANEAGIMEDPWVSPPEEAYGLTVSVENAPDTAEIVEIEFVQGKPVSLNGQEMKLADLIEELNKVAGAHGVGRIDHVENRLVGIKSREVYEIPGAKVLLTAHKELEDITLVKEVAHFKPMIEHKLSEIIYNGLWFNPIREALVAFLKETQKTVNGTVRVKLYKGHAIVEGRKSNNSLYSEELATYSKHDKFNHASAVGFIELWGMPTVVAAEVAKQTKVTK; from the coding sequence ATGGCAAACAAGAAAGTCGTATTAGCATATTCAGGTGGATTAGATACATCAGTAGCGATTCCATGGTTAAAGGAACAAGGTTGGGACGTAATCGCGGTATGTCTTGACGTTGGTGAAGGTAAAGATTTAGAGTTCATTAAAAACAAAGCACTTCAAGTAGGTGCTGTTGAATCATATATGATCGATGCAAAAGATGAGTTCGCAGAGGATTTCGCGCTTATTTCATTACAAGGGCACACATGGTACGAACAAAAGTATCCATTAGTATCAGCGTTATCTCGTCCACTAATTTCAAAAAAATTAGTTGAAATTGCAACAGAAACTAACGCAGATGCGGTAGCACATGGTTGTACAGGTAAAGGGAATGACCAAGTTCGTTTCGAAGTTTCGATTAAAGCATTAAATCCGGACTTAGAAGTATTAGCACCTGTACGTGAGTGGGGCTGGAGCCGTGACGAGGAAATCGAATACGCTGCGAAACACGGTGTTCCGATTCCTGCAACACTTGATTCACCATTCTCAATCGATCAAAACTTATGGGGCCGTGCAAACGAAGCGGGCATCATGGAAGATCCTTGGGTATCACCACCTGAAGAAGCTTACGGTTTAACAGTTTCAGTTGAAAATGCACCAGATACAGCGGAAATCGTTGAAATCGAATTCGTGCAAGGTAAACCAGTTTCACTTAACGGTCAAGAAATGAAACTAGCTGATTTAATCGAAGAATTAAATAAAGTAGCAGGTGCACACGGTGTTGGTCGTATTGACCACGTTGAAAACCGTTTAGTTGGGATTAAATCTCGTGAAGTATACGAAATTCCAGGAGCAAAAGTGTTATTAACTGCACATAAAGAATTAGAAGATATTACATTAGTAAAAGAAGTTGCACACTTCAAACCAATGATTGAGCACAAACTATCTGAAATCATTTATAACGGTTTATGGTTCAACCCAATCCGTGAAGCATTAGTTGCGTTCTTAAAAGAAACGCAAAAAACGGTAAATGGTACAGTACGTGTGAAACTTTACAAAGGTCACGCAATTGTGGAAGGCCGTAAGTCAAATAACTCTTTATACTCTGAAGAATTAGCAACTTACTCAAAACACGATAAATTCAACCATGCTTCAGCAGTAGGCTTCATCGAATTATGGGGTATGCCAACAGTGGTAGCAGCGGAAGTAGCGAAACAAACAAAAGTAACTAAATAA